The DNA window CGATGTGCGCGCGACCGATCTCCGCGGTGTCGTGAGGATGGGTGCCGCCGCAGGCCTGGGCGTCGAAGCCGTCGATGGTGACTACCCGCACCTGGCCGTTGACGATCGGCGGCCGCACGTTCAGGGTGCGGATGAGGTCGGGGCGGGCCTGATACTCGGCTTCGGGGATGACCGTGGCGGCGATGCCCCGGGGGGCGGCGAGGGCGTCGTTGACGCGCGCTTCCAGCTCGGCCGCCGCATCGAACCCCGCGCGGAGGCGCAAGTCGATGCGCGAGCGGTCGGGGCCGAGCTGCACGCCGGTGATGAGCCCGTCGAAGTGGCGCTGCGCCACCGTGTTCACCACGTGCATGAGCGCGTGGTGGCGCATGAGCGCGTAGCGGTAGGGCCAGTCGAGCATGCCACGCACCGCGGTGCCCGCCGCCGCATCGCGCCCCACGTGATGCCAGAGCCGGCGGCCGTCCTCGTCCTCTCGCACCGCGGTGACGGTGAGTGGCCGGTCCTCCACGACGAGCTCGCCGCGATCCTGAGGCTGTCCGCCGCCGCCCGGATAGAATGCGCTGTGCGAGAGCGCCCACCAGCCGTCGGCGCTCGCCACGACACGGGCGTCGAACTCACGCAGGTAGGCGTCCTCGAGGTAGAGGCGTAGGGTCATCGGATGAGCCGCGAGAGCCGAGTATAGGCGAGGAGCCCATCGCATGTACGTGCCGAAGCACTTCGACGCGCCCGACCAGGCCTGGTGCCACGCCCTCATCGAGCGCGAGGCCTTCGCGCTGCTGGCGTCGACCGGCGGTGATGGAGCGCCGTTCGCCACGCATCTGCCCCTGCTGCTCGACGGCCACCGCGGGCCGCGCGGCACGCTGGTGGGGCATCTCGCGCGGGCCAACCCACACGCCCGGCTG is part of the Candidatus Methylomirabilota bacterium genome and encodes:
- a CDS encoding alanyl-tRNA editing protein; the encoded protein is MTLRLYLEDAYLREFDARVVASADGWWALSHSAFYPGGGGQPQDRGELVVEDRPLTVTAVREDEDGRRLWHHVGRDAAAGTAVRGMLDWPYRYALMRHHALMHVVNTVAQRHFDGLITGVQLGPDRSRIDLRLRAGFDAAAELEARVNDALAAPRGIAATVIPEAEYQARPDLIRTLNVRPPIVNGQVRVVTIDGFDAQACGGTHPHDTAEIGRAHIVKRENKGRDNKRFYWTLAP